A single genomic interval of Campylobacter anatolicus harbors:
- the sucD gene encoding succinate--CoA ligase subunit alpha: MSILIDKNTRVIVQGITGKEGSFHTQSCLEYGTKIVAGVTPFKGGSQHLGVRIYNTMSEAVAESGADTSMIFVPAKFCKNAIIEAADAGIKLCVVITEHVPILDMLKAKDYANKHGMRIIGPNCPGIISSGKCKLGIMPSSVFERDCINIGIISKSGTLTYEAANQIRKAGFGISTAVGIGGDAVIGMAYDELLTLFANDDDTKAIVMIGEIGGELESRAADVIRNLNKPVVAFIAGASAPKGRKMGHAGAIINSKNSSADAKLELLANIGVYTTNNPAKIGEIVKEIFKKGKL; the protein is encoded by the coding sequence ATGAGTATATTAATAGATAAAAATACACGTGTCATCGTCCAAGGCATAACTGGCAAAGAGGGAAGCTTTCACACACAAAGCTGTTTAGAGTATGGCACTAAAATAGTAGCTGGAGTTACACCATTTAAGGGCGGTTCGCAGCATTTAGGTGTTAGAATTTATAATACAATGAGCGAAGCAGTGGCTGAGAGCGGGGCTGATACGAGTATGATCTTTGTCCCTGCAAAGTTTTGCAAAAACGCTATCATAGAAGCCGCTGACGCTGGGATAAAGCTCTGTGTCGTCATCACAGAGCATGTACCTATCCTTGATATGCTAAAAGCAAAAGATTATGCAAATAAACATGGTATGCGTATCATCGGACCAAACTGCCCTGGTATAATTAGTAGCGGTAAGTGTAAGCTAGGCATTATGCCAAGTAGCGTATTTGAACGTGATTGCATAAATATCGGCATAATATCCAAATCAGGCACACTCACATACGAAGCGGCAAATCAGATTCGCAAGGCTGGTTTTGGTATATCAACTGCCGTTGGTATTGGTGGAGATGCGGTTATAGGTATGGCGTATGATGAGCTTTTAACACTTTTTGCAAATGATGATGATACAAAGGCTATCGTAATGATAGGAGAGATAGGTGGTGAGCTTGAGAGTAGGGCAGCTGATGTGATAAGAAATTTAAACAAACCAGTGGTGGCATTTATCGCAGGAGCAAGTGCTCCCAAAGGGCGTAAAATGGGACATGCAGGGGCTATCATAAACTCAAAAAACTCAAGTGCAGACGCAAAGTTAGAGCTATTGGCAAATATAGGAGTATACACGACAAATAACCCTGCAAAGATAGGTGAGATAGTAAAAGAGATATTTAAGAAAGGAAAGTTATGA
- the sucC gene encoding ADP-forming succinate--CoA ligase subunit beta produces MNIHEYQAKAILKSYGVNVARGEVASSADEIDTALSLLDGEKFAIKAQIHAGGRGLAGGVKITKSRDEAVKLGLELLGKRLVTPQTSKNGIIINKIYIEEAVDVASEFYLSLAFDRDNENISLIVSKDGGTSIEELATHSPHLIKKVQIDTQIGLCEFHTQILINFLDIDKTMWEKLHEIITRLYKIYIEKDANLIEINPLVLTTNSEFYALDAKISFDDSALFRHADILELTDESQTDASENEAKAQNLNYIKLDGNVGCVVNGAGLAMATMDIIKMLGGEAANFLDVGGGATSGRVARAFRLILNDKNVRVIFVNIFGGIVRCDRIADGIIQAAEQVGLSVPAVIRLDGTNAKEALQMLKKSNLRDLYTSDDLLEGAKLAVKLANDSEVGKNEYINR; encoded by the coding sequence ATGAATATCCACGAATATCAAGCAAAAGCCATTCTAAAGAGCTACGGTGTAAATGTCGCTCGTGGCGAGGTGGCAAGTAGTGCAGATGAGATAGATACTGCTTTAAGCCTACTTGACGGCGAGAAATTTGCTATAAAAGCTCAGATACACGCTGGAGGTAGAGGACTGGCTGGTGGTGTAAAAATCACAAAAAGTCGTGATGAGGCTGTAAAATTAGGCTTAGAACTGCTTGGTAAAAGGCTTGTAACACCGCAAACCTCAAAAAATGGCATAATAATAAATAAAATTTACATTGAAGAGGCAGTGGATGTAGCTAGTGAATTTTATCTAAGCCTTGCTTTTGATAGGGATAATGAAAATATTAGCCTCATCGTCTCAAAAGATGGTGGCACAAGCATAGAAGAGTTAGCTACACACTCACCACATCTTATAAAAAAAGTGCAGATAGACACACAGATAGGACTTTGTGAGTTTCACACGCAAATTCTTATAAATTTTTTAGATATTGATAAAACGATGTGGGAGAAGCTACATGAAATCATCACTAGGCTATATAAAATTTATATTGAAAAAGACGCAAATTTAATAGAGATAAATCCACTAGTTTTAACTACAAATAGCGAGTTTTATGCACTTGATGCAAAAATAAGCTTTGATGATAGTGCTTTATTTCGCCACGCTGATATTTTAGAGCTAACAGATGAGAGCCAAACAGATGCTAGTGAAAACGAGGCAAAAGCTCAAAATTTAAACTATATCAAGCTAGATGGCAACGTGGGCTGTGTGGTAAATGGTGCAGGTCTAGCAATGGCTACGATGGATATTATAAAGATGCTCGGTGGCGAAGCTGCAAATTTCTTAGACGTTGGTGGTGGAGCAACGAGTGGGCGTGTCGCAAGAGCTTTTCGACTTATATTAAACGATAAAAATGTGCGAGTAATATTTGTAAATATATTTGGTGGTATTGTGCGTTGCGACCGTATAGCCGATGGTATAATACAAGCCGCCGAGCAAGTTGGGCTAAGCGTCCCAGCCGTCATTAGACTAGATGGCACAAATGCAAAAGAAGCGTTGCAGATGTTAAAAAAATCAAATTTAAGAGATCTTTATACAAGTGATGATTTGCTTGAAGGTGCGAAGCTAGCGGTAAAACTAGCAAACGATAGTGAAGTTGGTAAAAATGAGTATATTAATAGATAA
- a CDS encoding lactate/malate family dehydrogenase → MKISIIGAGNVGASIAYALAMRNVCDNIALVDIFGDVARAKAIDISQSSCVFDGAISVVGGEDAILLRDSDIVIITAGSPRKDGQSRDDLLVKNAEVVKIATQNIAKYAPNSLIIVVTNPLDVMVWVAYKFSGFKRERVMGMAGELDSARCRYELSKFKNVSTSSVSAKTIGAHNDKMIVSNANLSENLNTDELKVVAYETKTGGAKIVKLLGTSAYYAPAAAVVKMCEAIKFNKGESISACVILGDELSCGRVIKLGKDGVNQIFAPNGLSADELNELALSEEEISKNIKFLRQNL, encoded by the coding sequence ATGAAAATAAGCATAATCGGAGCAGGAAATGTAGGTGCTAGTATAGCGTACGCATTGGCTATGCGTAATGTCTGCGACAATATAGCACTTGTAGATATTTTTGGCGATGTAGCACGTGCAAAGGCGATAGATATATCACAAAGTAGCTGCGTTTTTGACGGTGCAATTAGCGTTGTAGGTGGTGAGGATGCGATACTTTTAAGAGATAGCGATATAGTGATTATAACAGCCGGTAGCCCAAGAAAAGATGGACAAAGTCGTGATGATTTGCTTGTTAAAAATGCAGAAGTAGTAAAAATTGCCACACAAAATATAGCAAAATATGCACCAAATTCACTCATTATAGTAGTAACAAATCCACTTGATGTGATGGTCTGGGTCGCTTATAAATTTAGTGGTTTTAAGCGTGAGCGTGTGATGGGTATGGCTGGCGAGCTAGATAGTGCGAGATGTCGTTATGAGCTTTCTAAATTTAAAAATGTCAGTACAAGTAGCGTTAGTGCAAAGACGATAGGTGCTCACAATGATAAGATGATAGTCTCAAATGCAAATTTGAGTGAAAATTTAAATACTGATGAGCTAAAAGTAGTAGCATACGAGACCAAAACAGGCGGTGCAAAGATAGTTAAACTACTTGGCACGTCGGCATATTATGCACCTGCAGCGGCTGTGGTAAAGATGTGTGAAGCTATTAAATTTAATAAAGGTGAGAGTATAAGTGCTTGTGTGATCTTAGGCGATGAGCTAAGTTGTGGACGAGTTATAAAGCTTGGCAAAGATGGTGTTAATCAGATATTTGCACCAAATGGATTAAGTGCTGATGAGCTAAACGAACTGGCTCTTAGTGAAGAAGAGATAAGTAAAAATATCAAATTTTTAAGGCAAAATCTATGA
- a CDS encoding NADP-dependent isocitrate dehydrogenase: MSDVIIWTKTDEAPLFASYSLLPILRTFLGKVDINLQVKDISLAGRILANFSDILGLDICDDLEFLGQMTENKSANIIKLPNISATIPQLNLAISELQNKGFKLPEYPNEIKNEIDKNVIDRYAKVLGSAVNPVLRQGNSDRRCVKAVKEYAKANPHSNGVWDESVKTRVAYMNSGDFYSNERSVICEKDDTFFINFISKDGTNTTLKELKVLKDEIIDATFMSVNELNKFYKNAFESAKKDDLLVSLHLKATMMKVSDPVIFGHALRVFFAEAFDEFKDVFKELEVNENNGLKEIYAKVESLTDESLKTEIKTKFSEILSASAGLAMVNSTEGITNLHVPNDVIIDASLPAMLRNSGRMWDKDGELKQTLAIIPDKTYAKVYESVIANLKRKGALDPRNIGSVSNVGLMAKKAEEYGSHDKTFIANDDGEFVVLNGESREIFKFKVQKGDIFRMTQAKNDAIHAWISLALERAKLSHEPLIFWLDKKRAHDKNIIAKLEKRLNEFADVSYEILDYATACEKTLNLIREGKNVIGVTGNVLRDYLTDLFPILELGSSSKMLSVVPLLNGGAMFETGAGGTAPILARELIAKNHLAWDSLGEYLALIASLEFLGSKNGNKKAKILSTTLDSAVSEYLKQNRSPKAGVGSPDTRSSHFYLALYWSKALAQSEISDIFKDLAQNLAQNEDKILKELSLAQDVSVDFDGYFMPNDERAMKIMRPSVTLNEIIKG, from the coding sequence ATGAGCGATGTGATTATTTGGACTAAAACGGACGAAGCACCGCTGTTTGCGAGCTACTCGCTACTGCCTATTTTGCGGACTTTTTTGGGCAAGGTAGATATTAATCTGCAAGTAAAAGATATTAGTCTCGCCGGACGAATTTTAGCAAATTTTAGTGATATTTTAGGGTTGGATATATGCGATGATCTTGAGTTTTTGGGGCAAATGACAGAAAATAAAAGTGCAAATATCATAAAGCTACCAAATATTTCAGCGACTATTCCACAGTTAAATTTAGCTATTTCTGAGCTTCAAAACAAGGGCTTTAAACTGCCTGAGTATCCAAATGAGATAAAAAATGAAATAGATAAAAATGTAATAGACAGATATGCTAAAGTGCTTGGCAGTGCGGTCAATCCTGTGCTAAGACAGGGTAATTCGGATCGTCGCTGTGTGAAAGCTGTTAAAGAGTATGCTAAAGCAAATCCACACAGTAATGGCGTATGGGACGAGAGTGTAAAAACACGAGTTGCTTATATGAATAGTGGCGATTTTTACTCAAATGAACGCTCTGTGATATGCGAGAAAGATGATACATTTTTTATAAATTTTATCTCAAAAGATGGCACAAATACAACTCTAAAAGAGCTAAAAGTACTAAAAGATGAGATTATAGACGCAACTTTTATGAGTGTAAATGAGCTTAATAAATTTTATAAAAATGCCTTTGAAAGTGCAAAGAAAGATGATTTGCTAGTTAGCTTACACTTAAAAGCTACGATGATGAAGGTGAGTGATCCTGTCATTTTCGGACATGCTCTTAGAGTATTTTTTGCCGAGGCTTTTGATGAGTTTAAAGACGTATTTAAAGAGCTAGAAGTGAATGAAAATAACGGATTAAAAGAAATTTATGCTAAAGTTGAGAGTCTTACGGATGAGAGCTTAAAGACAGAGATAAAAACTAAATTTAGTGAAATTTTATCCGCTAGTGCAGGACTTGCGATGGTAAATAGCACTGAGGGTATTACAAATTTACACGTTCCAAATGATGTCATCATAGACGCTTCACTACCTGCAATGCTACGAAACTCAGGTAGAATGTGGGATAAAGACGGCGAACTTAAACAAACATTAGCGATAATTCCTGATAAAACTTATGCTAAAGTTTATGAGAGTGTTATAGCAAATTTAAAACGCAAAGGAGCACTTGATCCACGCAATATAGGCAGTGTTTCAAACGTAGGATTAATGGCTAAAAAAGCCGAAGAATACGGTAGTCATGATAAGACATTTATCGCCAATGATGATGGCGAGTTTGTTGTTTTAAACGGCGAAAGTAGAGAAATTTTTAAATTTAAGGTGCAAAAGGGCGATATATTTCGTATGACACAGGCAAAGAACGACGCTATACATGCATGGATAAGCCTAGCCCTTGAGCGAGCCAAACTTAGTCACGAGCCACTTATTTTTTGGCTAGACAAGAAAAGGGCTCACGATAAAAACATTATAGCAAAGCTAGAAAAACGCCTTAATGAGTTTGCAGATGTGAGCTATGAGATACTAGACTATGCCACAGCTTGTGAAAAAACACTAAATTTAATACGTGAAGGCAAAAACGTCATTGGTGTAACTGGCAACGTTTTACGTGATTATCTAACAGACCTTTTTCCTATTTTAGAGCTTGGCTCTAGCTCAAAAATGCTCTCAGTAGTGCCTCTTTTAAATGGTGGAGCAATGTTTGAGACTGGAGCTGGTGGCACAGCACCGATTTTAGCACGTGAGCTGATAGCTAAAAATCACCTTGCTTGGGATAGCTTAGGCGAATACTTAGCTCTTATCGCCTCTCTTGAATTTTTAGGTTCAAAAAATGGTAATAAAAAGGCAAAAATTTTATCTACCACTCTTGATAGTGCTGTTAGCGAATATCTAAAGCAAAATCGTTCACCAAAGGCTGGAGTAGGCTCACCTGATACTCGTTCAAGCCACTTTTACTTAGCACTTTACTGGAGTAAGGCATTAGCACAGAGTGAAATTTCAGATATTTTTAAAGATTTAGCACAAAATTTAGCTCAAAATGAAGATAAAATTTTAAAAGAGTTGAGCTTAGCACAGGATGTAAGTGTGGATTTTGATGGATATTTTATGCCAAATGACGAGAGAGCAATGAAAATAATGCGACCAAGTGTTACGCTAAATGAGATAATAAAAGGATAA
- the mltG gene encoding endolytic transglycosylase MltG, whose amino-acid sequence MIKNFIKSPYLAIFFDIFIIFFLSIIIYLSRPISTSQVVFIPKGSVGEIISYLSNRNFNLSKIDKYALYFIGRPQSGWINMQARELSRYDFLQRLTTAKAALQDITLIPGETTIVFLNNIASELGLDAKKLNAEYNALSPLPDGFLIPNTYKIPIGISERHLAYYLVNSSKKAQSDLSMKIFGEYNEKKWFKILIIASVIQKEAASNDEMPLVASVVYNRLNKGMRLQMDGTLNYGLHSHETITPERIRTDTSGFNTYLNEGLPPTPVSSVSIDAIKAAINPAKSEFLYFVRDKKTKKHRFSKSLSEHNQNVNSQR is encoded by the coding sequence ATGATAAAAAATTTTATAAAAAGTCCATATTTAGCTATTTTTTTTGACATTTTTATTATATTTTTCCTAAGTATTATTATCTATTTGTCGCGTCCTATCAGCACTAGTCAAGTTGTATTTATCCCAAAAGGTAGCGTGGGTGAAATTATATCTTATTTATCTAATCGAAACTTTAATCTAAGCAAAATAGACAAATATGCTCTTTATTTCATCGGTCGTCCGCAGTCTGGCTGGATAAATATGCAAGCTCGTGAGCTTAGTAGGTATGATTTTTTGCAAAGGTTAACGACTGCAAAAGCAGCCTTACAAGACATTACGCTAATCCCTGGCGAGACGACTATTGTATTCTTAAACAATATCGCAAGTGAGCTTGGATTAGATGCTAAGAAGTTAAATGCCGAATATAATGCACTTTCTCCACTACCAGATGGATTTTTGATACCAAATACCTATAAAATTCCAATCGGCATCAGCGAGCGACATCTAGCATACTACCTTGTAAATTCATCTAAAAAAGCACAATCGGATCTGAGTATGAAAATTTTTGGTGAGTATAATGAGAAAAAATGGTTTAAGATCCTAATCATTGCATCCGTCATACAAAAAGAGGCGGCAAGTAACGATGAGATGCCACTAGTCGCTTCTGTTGTTTATAATAGATTAAACAAAGGTATGCGACTACAAATGGACGGTACACTTAATTACGGACTACACTCGCACGAGACCATCACGCCTGAGCGTATCCGCACCGATACAAGTGGTTTTAATACCTACTTAAATGAAGGTTTACCGCCGACACCTGTTAGCTCAGTATCGATCGACGCTATAAAGGCTGCGATAAATCCTGCTAAGAGTGAGTTTTTATATTTTGTGCGTGATAAAAAGACTAAAAAACATAGATTTTCAAAAAGTTTAAGCGAACATAATCAAAATGTAAACAGTCAACGCTGA
- a CDS encoding AsmA-like C-terminal domain-containing protein, with amino-acid sequence MSKKIAKYGLFIKFFIIFILSFIILLKFGIKIADFNVGGVDLEQLYIKLDKKLIFRADRIKLPNLKPNENEKKSSKYLLSITDSVMWLDRLFEEISLKSVIIGENELKVFYKDDIFFVDSAFFGADIRVQKHSEDNTDVFEIKNISFKDFNVSIAGLASANLKQKKYAFSGTFSSHEINGNIDAALIDDTIRYKAYDIRANSLRNFMDELDYKFGINKDVKNWVYGYIIAQDYSINELNGKVNLKSADFFLNELNATGIAKDLKVKFASSLEAVDVKQANIELKEGKLYFKLTNPTYKGRQLNGSNLVIYDIFNEKTAGLLLNLKTSAIYDGAINDILKAYDISVPVSQTSGKMDASLSLDIKFDPFLVTANGVFLPRDAMLEIVGAKFKTESAEIKLINSNLLRINAKNFGMDFFNSDAIAVIDLDKKSGDINGTLKSLNLITNDKKLLSLKNQDIYAKLDFSSKDTKLDLLNLGTNLSFGKENFIHLLNAKNLIAHSHLLSEIGIKSVQDISIKTKDFANLSIEAKNVEFNLPFYKKDKTPYDIDDFSILVTPNGTSGKTANGLVNFTANNKSVDISVRDLDLVVDTNSTSQDTKQAINLHGKNSDIILSDLNRTLPFKNYEVQQNSKSLIVSGMPENGRFELIKNDKDINIDARDISGDFVNKLFNIQSFEGGKFRLKLVGVRDDFKGEARCHDTFLKDYIFYQKLLSFLNSIPSLISLKTPDFNDKGFSVKTGKILFEKKGEVLHLIAVELIGTSADIGGVGTIDFKTKQINIDLELKILKDASNIIDKIPLLNQIILGKDRSLSTLIKIRGTIDKPEYSTQVLQDAFLSPFKIIRNILEAPFLIFD; translated from the coding sequence ATGTCAAAAAAAATAGCTAAATATGGACTTTTTATAAAATTTTTTATCATTTTTATACTTTCGTTTATAATACTTTTAAAATTTGGTATCAAGATCGCCGACTTTAATGTTGGTGGTGTTGACTTAGAACAATTATACATAAAACTAGATAAAAAGTTAATTTTTAGAGCTGATAGGATCAAGCTTCCAAATTTAAAGCCAAATGAAAATGAGAAAAAATCAAGCAAATATCTGCTAAGTATAACAGATAGTGTTATGTGGCTCGATAGACTTTTTGAAGAAATTTCATTAAAAAGCGTAATAATAGGAGAAAACGAGCTTAAGGTATTTTATAAAGATGATATATTCTTTGTGGATAGTGCATTTTTTGGAGCAGATATAAGGGTGCAAAAACATAGCGAAGATAATACCGATGTGTTTGAGATAAAAAATATCTCTTTTAAGGATTTTAACGTCAGTATAGCTGGACTTGCTAGTGCAAATTTAAAACAAAAAAAGTATGCCTTTTCTGGGACATTTAGCTCACACGAGATAAATGGTAATATTGACGCAGCACTTATTGACGATACGATACGATACAAAGCTTACGATATAAGAGCAAATTCATTACGAAATTTTATGGACGAACTAGATTATAAATTTGGTATAAATAAAGATGTTAAAAACTGGGTTTATGGATACATTATCGCACAAGATTACAGCATAAATGAGCTAAATGGTAAGGTAAATTTAAAGAGTGCAGACTTTTTCTTAAATGAGCTAAACGCCACAGGGATAGCAAAAGATCTAAAAGTGAAATTTGCCTCAAGTCTTGAAGCTGTCGATGTTAAACAGGCAAATATTGAGCTAAAAGAGGGCAAACTATACTTTAAACTAACAAACCCCACATACAAAGGTCGTCAGCTAAATGGTTCAAACCTAGTTATATATGATATTTTTAATGAAAAAACCGCTGGATTGTTACTAAATTTAAAGACTAGTGCGATCTATGATGGTGCGATAAATGACATACTAAAGGCTTATGATATATCAGTGCCAGTGTCACAAACTAGCGGTAAAATGGACGCATCATTAAGTCTTGATATAAAATTTGATCCATTTTTAGTTACGGCAAATGGAGTGTTTTTACCAAGAGATGCTATGCTTGAGATAGTTGGTGCCAAATTTAAGACAGAGAGTGCGGAGATAAAGCTGATAAACTCAAATTTATTGCGTATAAATGCTAAAAATTTTGGTATGGACTTTTTCAATTCTGACGCTATTGCAGTGATTGATTTAGATAAAAAAAGTGGCGATATAAACGGCACACTCAAAAGTCTAAATTTAATTACTAATGATAAAAAGCTACTCTCTTTAAAAAACCAAGATATATATGCAAAGCTTGATTTTAGTAGTAAAGATACAAAGTTAGATCTATTAAATTTAGGTACAAACTTAAGCTTTGGTAAGGAAAATTTTATCCATTTACTAAATGCAAAAAATTTGATTGCTCACTCACATTTACTAAGCGAAATAGGCATAAAGAGTGTGCAAGATATAAGCATAAAAACAAAGGATTTTGCAAATTTAAGCATTGAGGCAAAAAATGTTGAGTTTAACCTACCATTTTATAAAAAAGACAAAACACCCTACGATATTGATGATTTTAGCATATTAGTAACTCCAAATGGCACAAGCGGTAAGACTGCAAATGGCTTAGTAAATTTTACTGCAAACAATAAGAGCGTGGACATATCTGTGCGAGATTTAGACTTAGTAGTGGATACAAACTCAACTTCACAAGACACAAAACAAGCGATAAATTTACATGGTAAAAACTCAGATATTATTTTAAGTGATTTAAACCGAACTTTACCATTTAAAAACTATGAAGTCCAACAAAATAGTAAGTCACTCATAGTAAGCGGAATGCCTGAGAATGGACGTTTTGAGCTTATAAAAAATGATAAAGATATAAATATTGATGCACGTGATATATCCGGTGATTTTGTCAATAAACTATTTAATATACAAAGCTTTGAAGGTGGTAAATTTAGACTAAAACTAGTTGGTGTAAGAGATGATTTTAAAGGCGAGGCAAGATGTCATGATACTTTTTTGAAGGATTATATATTTTATCAAAAATTATTAAGTTTTCTTAACTCGATCCCATCACTTATTAGCTTAAAAACTCCAGATTTTAACGATAAAGGTTTTAGTGTTAAAACTGGTAAAATTTTATTTGAAAAAAAAGGCGAGGTGCTTCATCTGATCGCAGTTGAACTCATAGGCACAAGTGCAGACATTGGTGGCGTTGGAACGATAGACTTTAAAACAAAGCAGATAAATATCGATCTTGAACTAAAAATACTCAAAGATGCAAGTAATATAATCGATAAAATTCCACTTTTAAATCAGATAATATTAGGCAAAGATCGCTCGCTCTCAACACTTATTAAAATACGCGGAACCATAGATAAACCTGAATACTCAACACAAGTACTTCAAGATGCGTTTCTATCACCATTTAAGATAATACGAAATATACTTGAGGCTCCATTTTTGATATTTGATTGA
- a CDS encoding ATP-dependent helicase, with the protein MPLSRLNKEQYTAATAPAGHNLIIASAGTGKTSTIVARIAHLLNLGTTPERILLLTFTNKAASEMIARLERYFDKKITSKITAGTFHSVSYTLLKSLDKNITLKQPSELKILLKSLVERRKFHHLSDVKPYGGAYLYDLYSLYQNSAENSKKSESFAKWLSLKNDEQNIYAEIYEDVLAEFEAQKELFGYVDFNDLLIKMRDELKNSDTVAYDEILIDEYQDTNMLQGSLIDAFKTKSLFCVGDFDQSIYAFNGANIEIIGSFKQRFTDANIYALNINYRSSSSILALANKVIANNPRLYEKHLSVSREGTFKPPTLLVYNELFEQYSAIADIISLSPFARENIAIIFRNNSSADGIEVALKERGISSKRKGGVSFFDSREIKALIDIVGIMINPKDIMAFIHICEYAKGVGSAASKEIFDALSKLGHGSVTQGLLNPDSNVSIASNKKRNYQLGLFDDIDEFVDVSRFKSLKFSDKFLSNPILKMQKLSEGGAIFLYEIYNLLQVLKRTTHPTSLINEIKSSRLYELIVDNLATKRATLKNGNVDLAQKTEAIERIMRKSVILSELSKNYSNIEKFYNFIALGSNEMSEGEGVSLLSIHASKGLEFDQVFIVDLAQNRFPNLKLMSMGGSLEEERRLFYVAVTRARDELYLSYAKFDKIKKVNYQPSCFLIEAGMAKTGVVV; encoded by the coding sequence ATGCCACTATCACGATTAAACAAAGAACAATATACCGCCGCTACTGCCCCAGCTGGGCATAATCTAATCATCGCAAGTGCTGGCACGGGTAAAACTAGTACTATAGTCGCTCGTATCGCACATCTTCTAAATTTGGGTACAACACCTGAGCGGATATTACTACTTACCTTTACAAATAAAGCTGCAAGTGAGATGATAGCACGACTTGAGCGATATTTTGATAAAAAAATTACATCCAAGATCACAGCCGGGACATTTCACTCTGTCTCTTATACTTTGCTTAAAAGTCTTGATAAAAATATCACACTCAAACAACCCAGTGAGCTTAAAATTTTACTTAAAAGTCTGGTTGAAAGGCGTAAATTTCACCATTTAAGTGATGTTAAGCCTTACGGTGGTGCTTATCTTTACGACCTTTACTCACTCTATCAAAATAGTGCTGAAAATTCCAAAAAAAGCGAGAGCTTTGCTAAGTGGCTTAGCCTAAAAAACGACGAACAAAACATATATGCTGAAATTTATGAAGATGTTTTGGCTGAGTTTGAGGCACAAAAAGAGCTTTTTGGCTACGTAGATTTTAATGATCTGCTTATAAAAATGCGAGATGAGCTAAAAAATAGCGATACTGTGGCTTATGATGAGATATTAATAGATGAATATCAAGATACAAATATGCTTCAAGGCTCACTAATAGACGCATTTAAGACAAAGAGTCTATTTTGTGTAGGAGATTTTGATCAAAGTATTTATGCATTTAATGGGGCAAATATAGAGATAATCGGATCGTTTAAGCAACGTTTCACAGATGCAAATATCTATGCATTAAATATAAATTATCGCTCAAGCTCAAGCATCTTAGCTCTTGCAAACAAGGTCATCGCAAATAATCCACGCCTTTATGAAAAACACCTATCTGTAAGCCGTGAAGGTACTTTTAAACCACCGACTTTGCTTGTATATAATGAACTTTTTGAGCAATATAGTGCAATTGCTGATATCATCTCGCTTTCGCCGTTTGCTCGTGAAAATATCGCCATCATTTTTCGCAATAACTCAAGTGCGGACGGTATAGAGGTCGCACTAAAAGAGCGTGGGATAAGTTCAAAGCGAAAGGGCGGTGTGAGCTTTTTTGATAGTCGCGAGATAAAAGCACTCATTGACATTGTAGGCATTATGATAAATCCAAAGGATATAATGGCATTTATCCACATTTGCGAGTATGCAAAAGGCGTTGGTAGTGCAGCTAGTAAAGAGATTTTTGACGCACTTTCAAAGCTTGGACATGGTAGCGTTACACAAGGACTGCTAAATCCTGATAGTAATGTAAGTATCGCTTCAAACAAAAAGCGAAACTACCAACTTGGACTATTTGATGATATTGATGAATTCGTCGATGTTTCACGCTTTAAATCCCTTAAATTTAGTGATAAATTTTTATCAAATCCGATACTTAAAATGCAAAAGCTAAGTGAGGGCGGGGCGATATTTTTATATGAAATTTATAATCTTTTGCAAGTTTTAAAGCGTACAACTCACCCAACTTCACTTATAAACGAGATTAAGAGTAGCCGACTTTACGAGCTTATAGTGGATAATTTAGCCACAAAACGAGCCACGCTAAAAAACGGCAACGTGGATCTGGCACAAAAGACAGAGGCGATTGAACGCATTATGCGTAAGTCTGTTATTTTAAGTGAGCTTAGTAAAAACTACTCGAATATAGAGAAATTTTATAACTTTATAGCACTCGGTAGTAACGAGATGAGCGAGGGTGAGGGTGTCAGTCTGCTTAGCATCCACGCTAGCAAAGGGCTTGAGTTTGATCAAGTTTTTATCGTAGATCTCGCTCAAAATCGTTTTCCAAATTTAAAATTAATGAGTATGGGCGGTAGTTTAGAAGAGGAGCGACGACTTTTTTATGTGGCGGTTACTAGGGCAAGAGATGAGCTTTATCTAAGCTACGCCAAATTTGATAAGATAAAAAAGGTAAATTATCAACCAAGTTGCTTTTTGATAGAGGCTGGTATGGCAAAGACTGGGGTGGTGGTTTAA